In Syntrophorhabdaceae bacterium, the following are encoded in one genomic region:
- a CDS encoding FAD-dependent oxidoreductase, translated as CLESWDEMPAHTWEIRQALDEGIMIHTSWGPKEIVISGDGCATGIDCKRCVSVFDEDGRFNPCYEDSTTRYFNADTIILAIGQAIDTDFLADMQDIERHRDGRIKVDPITLRTSVEGIFAGGDAATGPRMAIDAIAQGKEAAESIRRYLEGRDLREGRTAREDTLVEDVPDGIVKKARVAIPSIPVENRKGFQEVYQALTEKDAVEEAKRCLSCRRCLGCRICEEFCKPEAIDYSEGSVEERFQVGSIIIASGFDEYDAHGKKEFGYGTYPNVVTSVEFERILSATGPTGSAVMRPSDGKIPRKIGFIQCVGSRDKINEYCSSVCCMYATKEAIIAKEHQNDIEPTIFYMDIRAFGKGFDQYFERAKGEHGVRYVRSMVSRILEDPVTKDVAVVYVDDNGEIREEAFDMIILSVGLRPSKNLGKLAATLGVELNGYGFIKGDSGNPLLTSREGIYTCGACESPQDIPETVTAACGAACEATSLITEARGKDFIIQQLPDEINVDAEEPRVGVFVCNCGINIGGIVNVPEVKEYARGLPNVVLSDDNLFTCSQDTQDKMKKLITERGINRIVVASCSPRTHEPLFRATIREMGLNKYLFEMANIRDQCSWVHMHDKENATEKAKTLVRMAVMNANYIKPLKEVTIDVNRKALVVGGGIGGMTAALKLANQNFEVFLIEKEAVLGGNLRYIYRTLDGTDVQELLSDTIEKVTSHPLIHAEVNTTITDHSGFKGNFSTGIVTGPSKEYRKIEHGIIILATGGEEFKPHGHFSYGEDNRIMTQHELEKKIADDGLGPFERCVMIQCVGSRNEERPYCSRVCCSTAIKNAIILKEKKPESDVVILYRDIRTYGFLERYYLKARRLGVRFIRYDISSQPVLERKDGGLNLTCYDPSVMEHISFNTDLLVLSSAIIPSGNNELATLLKVPRTNEGFFLEAHMKLRPIDFASDGMFLCGLAHSPKNIKETVIQAEGAVARAITILSKEKMAVGGIVARVEGEKCAACLTCVRVCPYSVPVINEQGEAEIDISKCKGCGTCAAECPAKAIDLMHYRDVQITEKVKALCVK; from the coding sequence CATGTCTTGAGAGTTGGGACGAGATGCCGGCCCATACATGGGAGATCCGGCAGGCCCTTGATGAAGGCATCATGATCCATACGTCCTGGGGACCAAAAGAGATCGTAATATCCGGTGACGGCTGCGCAACGGGCATCGATTGCAAACGGTGCGTATCGGTATTTGATGAAGACGGGCGGTTCAATCCCTGCTACGAGGACTCAACGACAAGGTATTTCAATGCCGACACGATCATCCTTGCCATCGGACAGGCCATCGATACGGATTTCCTCGCAGACATGCAGGACATCGAGCGGCACAGGGACGGCAGGATCAAGGTAGACCCCATCACCCTCCGGACGTCCGTTGAGGGTATCTTCGCGGGCGGAGACGCCGCAACAGGACCGAGGATGGCGATCGACGCGATCGCGCAGGGCAAGGAGGCTGCCGAGTCGATCAGGCGTTACCTCGAAGGGAGAGACCTGAGGGAAGGAAGGACGGCCCGCGAGGATACGCTCGTTGAAGATGTGCCCGATGGGATAGTAAAAAAGGCGCGCGTTGCCATACCGTCGATACCGGTTGAAAATAGAAAAGGTTTCCAGGAGGTCTATCAGGCACTTACCGAAAAAGATGCCGTAGAAGAGGCAAAACGGTGTCTGAGCTGCCGCAGATGCTTAGGGTGCAGGATATGCGAGGAGTTCTGCAAGCCTGAAGCCATCGATTACAGTGAAGGGTCTGTCGAAGAAAGATTTCAGGTCGGCAGTATCATTATAGCAAGCGGGTTCGATGAGTACGATGCCCACGGAAAGAAGGAATTCGGCTATGGGACATATCCGAACGTGGTCACCAGTGTGGAATTCGAGCGTATCCTCTCCGCGACAGGTCCAACGGGGAGCGCTGTCATGAGGCCTTCTGACGGGAAGATACCGAGAAAGATCGGCTTTATCCAGTGCGTCGGCAGCAGGGACAAGATCAACGAGTATTGCTCGTCGGTATGCTGCATGTACGCGACCAAAGAGGCGATCATCGCGAAGGAACACCAGAACGACATCGAGCCGACGATCTTCTACATGGACATACGGGCATTTGGAAAGGGCTTCGACCAGTATTTTGAGCGGGCAAAAGGCGAACACGGTGTCCGGTATGTAAGGTCCATGGTATCGAGGATACTCGAGGACCCTGTGACAAAAGACGTGGCCGTTGTCTATGTCGATGACAACGGTGAGATACGTGAAGAGGCCTTCGACATGATCATCCTCTCGGTGGGCTTACGACCGTCAAAGAACCTTGGGAAACTTGCCGCAACCCTGGGCGTAGAGCTCAACGGGTACGGCTTTATCAAAGGAGATTCTGGGAATCCTCTCCTGACCTCGCGCGAAGGGATCTATACATGCGGCGCCTGTGAATCTCCCCAGGACATCCCCGAAACCGTTACGGCTGCCTGCGGAGCAGCCTGCGAGGCGACATCGCTTATCACCGAGGCGAGAGGGAAAGATTTCATCATACAACAACTCCCTGATGAGATAAACGTCGATGCAGAAGAACCCCGTGTCGGTGTCTTTGTCTGCAATTGCGGCATCAACATCGGCGGCATCGTCAACGTCCCGGAGGTCAAGGAATACGCCAGGGGGCTCCCCAATGTCGTTCTCTCTGACGATAACCTCTTTACCTGCTCGCAGGACACCCAGGATAAGATGAAGAAGCTCATCACTGAACGCGGGATAAACAGGATAGTCGTTGCCTCCTGTTCTCCCAGGACACACGAACCCCTCTTCAGGGCAACCATACGCGAAATGGGGTTGAACAAATATCTCTTCGAGATGGCAAATATCAGGGACCAGTGTTCATGGGTCCATATGCACGACAAGGAAAACGCAACGGAGAAGGCGAAGACCCTCGTGAGAATGGCCGTCATGAACGCCAACTACATCAAGCCCCTGAAAGAGGTCACCATAGATGTGAACAGGAAAGCCCTCGTTGTCGGCGGCGGTATCGGCGGCATGACAGCGGCCCTCAAGCTCGCGAACCAGAATTTCGAGGTCTTCCTCATAGAGAAAGAAGCTGTGCTGGGCGGAAATCTGCGCTATATCTACCGTACCCTTGACGGCACCGACGTGCAGGAATTATTGAGTGATACGATAGAGAAGGTAACAAGCCACCCCCTCATCCACGCTGAGGTGAACACCACTATCACGGACCACAGCGGTTTCAAGGGAAATTTTTCAACGGGTATCGTGACAGGACCATCAAAGGAATACAGGAAGATAGAGCACGGGATCATCATTCTTGCCACGGGCGGTGAGGAATTTAAGCCTCACGGCCATTTCTCCTACGGCGAAGACAACAGGATCATGACCCAACACGAACTTGAAAAGAAGATCGCCGACGACGGGCTCGGTCCCTTTGAACGATGCGTTATGATACAGTGTGTCGGGTCAAGAAATGAAGAGCGGCCTTATTGCAGCAGGGTCTGCTGTTCAACGGCCATAAAGAACGCCATAATTCTGAAAGAGAAGAAACCGGAGAGCGATGTGGTAATCCTCTACCGGGATATCCGCACCTACGGCTTTCTGGAAAGGTACTACCTGAAAGCGAGAAGGCTTGGCGTGCGGTTTATACGGTACGATATATCATCGCAGCCGGTTCTGGAGCGGAAAGACGGCGGCCTCAACCTTACCTGTTATGATCCGTCCGTTATGGAGCATATATCATTTAATACAGACCTCCTTGTATTGAGCAGCGCCATTATACCGTCGGGTAACAATGAGCTCGCAACGCTGCTCAAGGTGCCGAGAACGAATGAAGGGTTTTTCCTTGAAGCCCATATGAAGCTTCGGCCCATAGACTTCGCTTCTGACGGGATGTTCCTCTGCGGGCTTGCCCATTCGCCGAAAAACATAAAGGAGACGGTCATCCAGGCAGAAGGCGCTGTGGCGAGGGCGATAACGATACTCTCAAAAGAGAAGATGGCCGTCGGCGGCATCGTCGCCCGCGTTGAGGGGGAGAAATGCGCTGCCTGTCTCACCTGCGTCAGGGTGTGCCCCTATTCAGTACCTGTCATTAATGAGCAAGGCGAAGCGGAGATTGACATCAGCAAGTGTAAAGGCTGTGGGACCTGCGCTGCCGAGTGTCCCGCAAAGGCGATTGACCTGATGCACTACAGGGACGTACAGATCACGGAGAAGGTGAAGGCGTTGTGCGTAAAATAG
- a CDS encoding hydrogenase iron-sulfur subunit, translated as MRYAKGVTVDRFEPEIIAFCCEYUGYTAADLAGSMRLSYPANVKIVKVPCTGRVDIIHVMKAFENGADGVYLAGCLEGDCHFLVGNIRARKRVEYMKQLLNECGIGGDRVAMYNMSSAEGQKFAEAAREMTEKIRELGPNSAKSAKS; from the coding sequence ATGCGCTATGCGAAAGGGGTAACAGTGGATCGTTTTGAGCCTGAGATAATTGCATTCTGTTGTGAATACTGAGGGTATACCGCGGCGGACCTGGCAGGTTCGATGAGGCTCTCGTATCCGGCAAATGTAAAGATCGTGAAGGTCCCCTGCACCGGCAGAGTGGACATCATTCACGTGATGAAGGCCTTTGAGAATGGCGCTGATGGCGTCTATCTCGCTGGCTGTCTTGAAGGGGACTGCCACTTTCTTGTCGGGAACATCAGGGCACGGAAGCGTGTGGAATATATGAAGCAGCTTCTCAACGAGTGCGGCATCGGCGGAGATCGCGTTGCGATGTATAATATGTCGTCGGCAGAGGGACAGAAGTTCGCCGAGGCAGCGCGGGAAATGACGGAAAAGATAAGGGAGCTGGGACCAAACTCAGCGAAATCAGCGAAGAGCTGA
- a CDS encoding methylenetetrahydrofolate reductase C-terminal domain-containing protein: MIVANRKPFEEIIGMLKPYSRILLLGCNECVTVCATGGAKEVAVLASEIRLFRAKEGTPVEIKEVILERNCDPEYVETLKPFIDDCDVVLSMACGCGIQFVGEHYRNRIVLPAVNTTFDGVTEQHGVWAERCQGCGNCVLDRTLGICPVTRCAKSIFNGPCGGSQGGVCEVGKDTPCAWQLIVDRYKEMGMLDRYLEIQPAKDWSTSRDGGPRKRIREDLKI, encoded by the coding sequence ATGATTGTCGCGAACAGAAAGCCTTTTGAAGAGATCATCGGGATGCTGAAGCCCTATTCCAGGATACTTCTTCTTGGCTGCAACGAATGCGTTACCGTCTGTGCGACCGGCGGGGCAAAGGAGGTTGCAGTGCTCGCGTCAGAGATACGGTTATTCAGGGCAAAAGAAGGCACGCCCGTAGAGATCAAAGAGGTGATATTAGAGAGGAATTGTGACCCAGAATACGTGGAAACCCTCAAACCTTTTATAGATGACTGTGATGTGGTGCTTTCGATGGCATGCGGCTGCGGCATCCAGTTCGTGGGCGAACATTACCGGAACAGGATCGTTTTGCCGGCCGTGAATACGACTTTCGACGGCGTCACGGAGCAGCACGGCGTGTGGGCTGAACGCTGCCAGGGATGCGGCAACTGCGTCCTCGACAGGACCCTCGGCATATGTCCCGTTACACGCTGTGCAAAGAGCATCTTCAACGGGCCATGCGGCGGTTCACAGGGGGGCGTCTGCGAAGTGGGCAAGGATACACCCTGCGCGTGGCAGCTTATCGTAGACCGCTACAAAGAGATGGGCATGCTTGACAGGTACCTCGAGATACAGCCGGCAAAGGACTGGTCGACAAGCAGGGACGGCGGCCCGAGAAAGAGGATCAGGGAGGATTTGAAGATATGA
- a CDS encoding methylenetetrahydrofolate reductase, which translates to MSTESNLERVLRNGHFAVTSECGPPRGADPEAVKKKGAFLTGYVDAVNVTDNQTSVVRMSSLSASLILKTMGLDTVMQMVCRDRNRIAIQSDILGAAALGINNILCLSGDHQKFGDHPTAKNVFDIDSMQLIQCIRQMVDDGRFLSGEEIKGKPDLFVGCAANPFADPFEIRAMRLAKKVNAGAQFVQTQCIFNIEKFGKWMEMVRDLGVHEKVYILAGITPMKSVGMAKYMKNSVPGMDVPDDLIRRMQDTPKEKQAEEGIRICIETIEKVRAIEGVSGIHIMAIEWEQMVPEIVRSAGLYPRP; encoded by the coding sequence ATGAGCACTGAGAGCAATCTGGAAAGGGTACTGAGAAACGGTCATTTTGCCGTTACCTCTGAGTGCGGTCCCCCGCGCGGCGCTGACCCGGAGGCAGTGAAAAAAAAGGGTGCATTCCTCACAGGGTATGTTGACGCGGTCAATGTTACCGACAATCAGACGAGTGTCGTGAGGATGAGCAGCCTCTCCGCCTCTCTCATATTGAAGACGATGGGCCTTGACACTGTCATGCAGATGGTATGCAGGGACAGGAACAGGATCGCTATCCAGAGCGACATCCTCGGCGCTGCGGCATTGGGCATCAACAATATCCTCTGCCTCTCCGGCGACCATCAGAAGTTCGGGGACCACCCCACAGCAAAAAATGTTTTTGATATCGATTCCATGCAGCTCATACAGTGTATCAGGCAGATGGTTGATGACGGCAGGTTCCTAAGCGGTGAAGAGATAAAAGGCAAGCCCGACCTCTTCGTGGGGTGCGCCGCAAACCCCTTTGCCGATCCCTTTGAGATCAGGGCCATGAGGCTCGCCAAAAAGGTAAATGCCGGCGCGCAGTTCGTTCAGACCCAGTGTATATTCAATATTGAGAAATTCGGAAAATGGATGGAGATGGTGCGCGACCTCGGCGTCCACGAGAAGGTCTATATCCTCGCGGGGATTACGCCGATGAAATCTGTCGGCATGGCTAAGTACATGAAGAACTCCGTACCGGGCATGGATGTGCCCGATGACCTCATCAGGCGCATGCAGGATACCCCGAAGGAAAAGCAGGCAGAGGAAGGGATCAGGATATGCATAGAGACCATTGAAAAGGTGCGGGCAATCGAAGGGGTCAGCGGCATCCATATCATGGCCATCGAATGGGAGCAGATGGTACCGGAGATCGTCAGATCAGCTGGTCTTTACCCGCGACCCTAG
- a CDS encoding penicillin-binding transpeptidase domain-containing protein → EKRKWGDFIKAEDKDIKLSGLRAGKTYNLLISERMKNGYLIQAGKEKGILQTEGFPFKPGDVIKGTYSGIDKKKAHLFKPVKSLKAEGALLCMDVQTGYVNAMVGGRDFERSPYNRAISAKIQSGSAFKPFIYATALKKGYDIDTFIIDEPKEYPVGAGKTWTPKNYDNKYDGQITIRDAVAYSKNAATVRLLEEIGVGSVKETMKELGLNVEIEDNLSIALGTSNLTLLDLVKGFAVFANGGYRIKPLFVKRIIDNEGNVLEEDPVEKERAITDDIAAKMNVLLKGPTEYGTAKGASKLGYPVAGKTGTTSNYYDALFVGYSPHIVTGVWVGFDARTSLGKGESGARVCLPIWMSFMGSALRRYPPDDFAGIETGGIDTLPYH, encoded by the coding sequence GGAAAAGAGGAAATGGGGGGATTTCATAAAGGCTGAAGACAAGGATATCAAACTCTCCGGGTTGAGAGCAGGGAAAACATACAACCTTCTTATATCGGAGAGGATGAAGAATGGTTATCTGATACAGGCAGGCAAGGAAAAAGGTATACTCCAGACAGAGGGCTTTCCGTTCAAACCAGGTGACGTGATAAAAGGAACCTATTCCGGTATCGATAAAAAGAAGGCCCACCTCTTTAAGCCTGTAAAGAGTTTAAAAGCCGAGGGTGCATTGCTCTGCATGGATGTCCAGACGGGTTATGTCAATGCCATGGTCGGTGGGAGGGATTTTGAACGAAGTCCTTATAACAGGGCCATCTCGGCGAAGATCCAGTCCGGCAGCGCATTCAAACCTTTTATATATGCCACTGCATTAAAAAAGGGATATGATATCGATACGTTCATTATTGATGAACCAAAAGAATACCCTGTCGGGGCCGGCAAGACATGGACCCCGAAAAATTATGACAATAAATACGACGGTCAGATAACGATACGGGACGCTGTCGCATATTCGAAGAACGCGGCTACAGTGCGGCTTCTTGAAGAGATCGGTGTCGGATCGGTAAAAGAGACGATGAAAGAGCTTGGTCTTAATGTTGAGATTGAAGATAATCTCTCTATAGCTCTGGGGACATCGAATCTGACGCTTCTCGACCTTGTAAAAGGATTTGCGGTATTCGCCAATGGGGGGTACAGGATAAAACCTCTTTTCGTGAAGAGGATTATTGACAATGAGGGGAATGTTCTCGAAGAAGATCCTGTAGAAAAAGAGCGCGCCATCACTGATGACATAGCGGCGAAGATGAATGTGCTTCTGAAGGGACCAACTGAATACGGCACAGCGAAGGGCGCTTCGAAATTGGGGTACCCTGTTGCAGGAAAGACAGGTACAACGAGTAATTACTACGACGCCCTCTTTGTCGGTTATTCTCCGCATATCGTGACCGGTGTATGGGTTGGTTTTGACGCGAGGACTTCGCTCGGCAAGGGAGAAAGCGGCGCCAGGGTTTGTCTGCCGATCTGGATGAGCTTTATGGGTTCAGCCTTACGGCGCTATCCCCCTGATGATTTTGCGGGGATTGAAACGGGGGGTATTGATACGTTGCCATATCACTAA